From Coriobacteriaceae bacterium, a single genomic window includes:
- a CDS encoding helix-turn-helix domain-containing protein — translation MDYLIIELESLLLRRGKTSTDIIRATGHTPASISKIRNGKVKAIRLKTLLDICVELDCQPGDLIKRVNERELEELATRRARNALSRATATGDDPVLESDHVYVVDLRDD, via the coding sequence ATGGACTATCTGATTATTGAGCTTGAAAGCTTATTGCTTCGACGCGGAAAGACGAGTACGGATATCATTCGGGCGACCGGGCACACACCGGCAAGTATCTCAAAAATACGAAATGGCAAGGTGAAGGCAATTAGGTTAAAGACATTGCTGGATATTTGCGTAGAGCTTGATTGCCAGCCTGGCGATCTTATTAAGCGCGTCAACGAAAGAGAACTTGAGGAACTGGCGACGCGGCGCGCCCGCAACGCGCTGAGCAGGGCGACCGCGACGGGTGATGACCCGGTCCTGGAGTCAGATCATGTTTACGTGGTCGATCTTAGAGACGACTGA
- the murB gene encoding UDP-N-acetylmuramate dehydrogenase translates to MHENDFFNEDLLCALAGVAGEDNVLMSEPMREHTTFKIGGPADVFVTPDTEQGLVATLDTCYRCDLPLTIVGNGSDLLVGDKGIRGVVVALGEGLSDITVNGTHVTAAAGALLSDVAAAAAEAGLTGMEPISGIPGSVGGACYMNAGAYGACMADVLESARVYKPARMLDDGTRGSGSIIEFDVDELNLGYRKSRIADDGFIVLSATFNLAPGNAVMIKADMDDYRQRREDKQPLDMPSAGSTFKRPEGYFAGKLIMDAGLRGHAIGGAQVSEKHCGFIVNADHATAADVDELIRHIQTTVKDQFDVDLEPEVHRVGEFL, encoded by the coding sequence GGACAACGTGCTGATGAGCGAGCCCATGCGCGAGCACACCACGTTTAAGATCGGCGGCCCGGCCGACGTCTTTGTCACGCCCGATACCGAGCAGGGCCTCGTCGCCACGCTCGATACCTGCTATCGCTGCGACCTGCCACTCACCATCGTGGGCAACGGCTCCGACTTGCTCGTCGGCGACAAGGGCATCCGCGGCGTCGTCGTAGCGCTGGGCGAGGGCCTCTCCGACATTACGGTCAACGGCACGCACGTCACGGCGGCAGCCGGCGCCTTGCTTTCCGATGTCGCCGCGGCGGCAGCCGAGGCCGGTCTCACCGGCATGGAGCCCATCTCGGGCATTCCCGGATCGGTCGGCGGCGCCTGCTACATGAACGCCGGTGCCTACGGTGCCTGCATGGCCGATGTGCTGGAGTCCGCGCGCGTCTACAAGCCCGCCCGCATGCTCGACGACGGCACCCGCGGTAGCGGCAGCATTATCGAGTTCGATGTCGATGAGCTCAACCTGGGCTATCGCAAGAGCCGCATCGCCGACGACGGCTTCATCGTGCTTTCGGCCACTTTCAATCTCGCCCCGGGCAACGCCGTGATGATCAAGGCCGACATGGACGACTACCGCCAACGCCGCGAGGACAAGCAGCCGCTCGACATGCCGAGCGCCGGCTCCACCTTCAAGCGCCCCGAGGGCTACTTTGCCGGCAAGCTCATCATGGACGCCGGCCTGCGAGGACACGCCATCGGCGGCGCGCAGGTGAGCGAAAAGCACTGCGGCTTCATCGTCAACGCCGACCACGCCACCGCCGCCGACGTCGACGAACTCATCCGCCACATCCAAACAACCGTCAAAGACCAATTCGACGTAGACCTAGAACCCGAAGTCCACCGAGTAGGCGAATTCCTCTAA
- a CDS encoding ATP-binding cassette domain-containing protein has protein sequence MLLGLYSAGGHRTLGSVPYEELDMETIRHDLFAVCPQKLFIPNETVEHYLERASIRGTGEHLCELVPSFCRTVESLKGKNCRDLSGGEYRKLRIISALCRQPEVLVFDEPTNDLDEESRREFTEYVSRNPFNQLILVVSHDQDLILACDKKLDLNFDSKDGQC, from the coding sequence GTGCTTCTTGGACTATATTCTGCTGGGGGGCATCGGACTTTGGGGTCGGTGCCATATGAAGAGCTCGATATGGAGACGATCCGACATGACCTGTTTGCGGTGTGCCCGCAAAAGCTCTTTATTCCGAATGAAACGGTGGAACACTATCTTGAGAGGGCATCGATTCGGGGAACGGGCGAGCATCTCTGCGAGCTTGTGCCGAGTTTCTGCCGAACCGTCGAATCGTTAAAAGGTAAGAATTGTAGGGACCTTTCTGGTGGAGAGTATCGGAAGCTAAGGATAATCTCAGCACTTTGCAGGCAACCGGAAGTGCTTGTGTTTGACGAGCCGACGAATGATTTAGACGAAGAAAGCCGTCGGGAGTTCACGGAGTATGTCTCTCGAAACCCCTTTAATCAGCTAATTCTTGTTGTAAGCCACGATCAGGATTTGATTTTGGCATGCGATAAGAAACTGGATTTGAATTTCGACTCGAAAGATGGGCAATGCTGA
- a CDS encoding ABC transporter ATP-binding protein — protein sequence MREVPVELRAISKRYGGFEAVKSVSFSLMEGELCALIGENGAGKSTLIRLITGLSEPSSGTISMFGQTGRREIRSCRERLGYMPDLNASYPNLTARDNLVVRCIEWGLPTDRSIDGVLSTVGLGEAGGKKVKNFSMGMRRRLDLAIALLGDPELLILDEPTNGLDPMGIVEVRKILTHLNKDQGKTILVSSHNLEEMHKLATDYLFISHGRLIRRMTAPQLEKSCRGGFVLHVDDLERTRSVLGDETSHSFLPDGSVLMRYEEKKEGRGVAIEALSTAGVRVAEAYSHRKSLEEFYSELIGRESEL from the coding sequence ATGCGGGAAGTCCCAGTTGAATTGCGTGCCATATCCAAGAGATATGGCGGGTTTGAAGCGGTTAAATCAGTCTCGTTCTCTTTAATGGAAGGCGAGCTGTGTGCACTCATTGGGGAGAATGGTGCCGGCAAGAGCACGTTAATTCGATTGATCACGGGGCTTTCGGAGCCATCGTCAGGAACGATCTCGATGTTTGGGCAAACCGGGAGACGTGAAATACGGAGCTGCAGGGAAAGGCTGGGTTATATGCCCGACCTCAATGCTTCGTATCCTAATCTGACCGCGCGAGACAACTTGGTCGTTCGCTGTATTGAGTGGGGGCTTCCCACCGATCGTTCCATCGACGGTGTGTTATCAACCGTCGGTTTGGGGGAGGCCGGCGGGAAGAAAGTGAAGAACTTCTCAATGGGAATGAGGAGGCGTCTCGATCTGGCCATAGCGTTGCTGGGCGATCCGGAGCTGTTGATCCTGGACGAGCCGACAAACGGCCTGGATCCGATGGGGATAGTCGAAGTAAGAAAAATCCTTACGCATCTTAACAAAGATCAAGGTAAAACGATTCTCGTATCCAGCCACAATCTTGAGGAGATGCACAAGCTGGCAACTGATTACCTCTTCATAAGTCATGGTCGCCTCATTCGAAGGATGACCGCACCTCAGCTGGAAAAGTCATGCCGCGGTGGTTTCGTGTTGCATGTGGACGATCTGGAGCGAACGAGATCGGTTCTCGGAGATGAGACCTCACATTCTTTTCTGCCGGACGGCAGCGTCCTTATGCGCTATGAGGAGAAAAAGGAAGGGCGGGGCGTTGCAATCGAAGCGCTCTCGACCGCAGGTGTGAGGGTTGCGGAGGCGTATTCTCATAGGAAGAGCCTTGAGGAGTTTTATTCGGAGCTCATCGGTCGAGAGAGCGAGCTGTGA
- a CDS encoding SPASM domain-containing protein produces the protein MACNFCCPYCYEKGQAYTTMGEEVLTQLSKFVKDYYPGIASLSVGWYGGEPLLGMKMIERITSDLKDVVGPTCEYSASIVTNGYLLTPDVARRLAACGVTSAQVTIDGSKSDHDSRRILHDGSPTYERILKNVKECADIIDISIRSNVDKTNIEAAQELLDHLELNGLMNKVHFYLAPVDDINQVCANDSHCFTVKEFSYEETEFYKRAIARGFKVQPFGGTNFGICCAVGINSYVVDPVGDLYKCWDDIGMKERRVGTIFEPPMLSKNMINWMAYEPDDPECQECFAFPMCMGGCPNHALNGEGKRCVSFRYDAEQKMLLSQMMNTAKRGAGQNEADA, from the coding sequence ATGGCTTGCAACTTTTGCTGTCCCTACTGCTATGAAAAGGGACAGGCGTACACGACGATGGGCGAGGAGGTTTTGACACAGCTCTCCAAGTTCGTGAAAGATTACTATCCTGGTATCGCAAGTCTCTCAGTTGGATGGTACGGCGGCGAGCCTCTGCTCGGAATGAAGATGATCGAACGGATTACGTCGGATCTGAAAGATGTCGTGGGGCCAACGTGTGAATATTCCGCATCGATAGTGACAAATGGCTATCTGCTGACGCCTGATGTTGCAAGGAGGCTCGCGGCATGTGGTGTGACGAGCGCGCAAGTGACTATAGATGGATCGAAGTCGGATCACGATTCGAGGAGGATTCTTCACGACGGAAGCCCTACATACGAACGTATTCTCAAGAACGTCAAAGAGTGTGCCGACATCATCGATATTTCGATAAGGAGCAACGTCGACAAGACCAACATCGAGGCCGCTCAAGAGCTATTGGATCATCTCGAGCTAAATGGCCTGATGAATAAGGTTCACTTCTATTTAGCCCCTGTTGACGATATCAATCAGGTATGTGCGAACGACAGCCACTGCTTTACTGTAAAAGAGTTCTCGTATGAGGAGACTGAGTTTTATAAAAGGGCAATTGCGCGGGGCTTTAAAGTTCAACCTTTTGGTGGGACGAATTTCGGGATATGTTGCGCCGTTGGAATCAACTCGTACGTGGTTGATCCCGTCGGAGATTTGTATAAGTGCTGGGATGACATTGGAATGAAGGAGCGGAGGGTCGGAACTATTTTCGAGCCGCCAATGTTGAGCAAGAACATGATTAACTGGATGGCATATGAGCCGGATGACCCGGAATGCCAAGAGTGCTTTGCTTTTCCCATGTGCATGGGAGGGTGCCCCAACCACGCCTTAAACGGTGAGGGGAAACGTTGCGTTTCCTTCCGGTATGATGCCGAGCAAAAAATGCTGCTCTCCCAGATGATGAATACGGCAAAACGGGGTGCGGGGCAAAATGAGGCTGATGCTTAA
- a CDS encoding radical SAM protein, with amino-acid sequence MSNGLLANSNTLHELERAGLNGIQFSLDGLRDSHEHMRGLSGLYDRVLDAIDITLNEASLHLSIAFCPTSFNVDDFKPVCTMLRDKLKSSGRTDRIDLRVQPLMLLGRARRNRTIRPSNNQYRRLVNTINDLRYDPDYRGYFMLEWGDPIDHLVRFPQLQMQFDQVAIHANGDIVVSPYIPLIIGNVRKHSLQEYYDAGMATVWDKPVITALANRMHSIDEMEEISSLIADINMDGDLYIDLIDDDLGDLSVLSQL; translated from the coding sequence GTGTCAAACGGTCTGCTCGCAAACTCAAATACTTTGCATGAGCTCGAACGCGCCGGTTTAAACGGCATACAGTTTAGCCTCGATGGCCTACGCGATTCTCACGAACATATGCGAGGACTCTCGGGATTATACGACCGGGTGCTCGACGCCATCGATATCACGCTGAACGAAGCCTCACTGCACCTTTCAATTGCCTTTTGTCCGACATCGTTCAATGTCGACGATTTCAAACCAGTTTGCACGATGCTTCGAGACAAGCTGAAATCGTCGGGTAGAACTGACCGAATTGACCTTAGAGTTCAGCCGCTCATGCTCCTCGGTAGAGCCCGAAGAAACCGCACGATTCGCCCTTCGAATAATCAATACCGTCGGCTAGTCAACACGATCAACGACCTTCGATACGATCCGGACTATCGAGGCTACTTCATGCTTGAGTGGGGCGACCCCATCGACCACTTGGTCAGATTCCCCCAGCTGCAGATGCAATTTGACCAAGTGGCCATCCACGCCAATGGCGATATCGTCGTATCCCCCTATATACCTCTCATCATTGGAAACGTTCGCAAACACAGTCTTCAGGAATACTACGATGCCGGAATGGCAACCGTTTGGGATAAACCCGTTATTACCGCGTTGGCCAATCGCATGCACTCGATTGACGAGATGGAAGAGATCTCATCGTTGATTGCAGACATCAATATGGACGGCGACCTCTATATCGACCTAATCGATGACGATCTAGGCGACCTGAGCGTCCTGTCCCAACTCTAA
- a CDS encoding ABC transporter ATP-binding protein/permease → MRLMLNLCRKYILGGRFYAYLVVTVLVGLLALAGPFLTGIVVNRLAMPASADLAAVLVCCLILVAVQAVRAGLVYCSEMLYINLQSHAGFGLNADTLEHVKHLPQAFFEGFNASYYNQQINHDANDLVIFVINSVVGVSSNVITLLSALFVLGSLNIKLSVVCLVLAAASAAFYAVSRARLFERSFDVQEQSARFFSCLQDQLEKVDFIRKHALFDRSRAVLVEAFNGLYPTMRANQEVGSRFTFGNALVASAAQGCLLAVGAVEVMGGRLLPGFLVTAVGYYSNLSSAVQYLLGWGRDYQTNRVCYERLKRIWDVPVEANGKLALGPIEEIRLENIKLRYPGAERVALSIEGLAFSRGRLYGISGPNGSGKSSLLSVILGLYPDDTEGAVRYNGVSQRCIDRYALRRCRVSITEQEPPIVEGTILDNLTLLSDDYEMDKLNRMLVILGLDEMVASVENGATAMLDGGKGGVSGGEKQKIAIVRQLLKSPDVMLFDEPTSALDAKSRGALIKLLHEIKRDHIVIVVTHDEEMLAACDEVISTAG, encoded by the coding sequence ATGAGGCTGATGCTTAATCTCTGTAGAAAATATATACTGGGCGGTCGATTCTACGCCTATCTTGTCGTAACAGTTTTGGTCGGGCTGCTTGCGCTTGCGGGTCCCTTTCTTACCGGCATAGTGGTAAACCGATTGGCGATGCCGGCCAGCGCCGATCTTGCCGCCGTTCTCGTTTGTTGCCTTATTTTGGTTGCGGTCCAAGCGGTTCGAGCGGGACTAGTGTATTGCTCAGAGATGCTGTACATCAACCTTCAGTCGCATGCGGGGTTCGGCTTAAATGCGGATACGCTTGAGCACGTGAAGCACCTTCCCCAGGCATTCTTCGAGGGCTTCAACGCGTCGTATTATAACCAGCAAATCAATCACGACGCTAATGACCTTGTCATCTTCGTAATCAACTCGGTTGTGGGGGTTTCAAGCAACGTTATCACCCTTTTGTCCGCCCTGTTTGTTCTCGGTAGCCTGAATATCAAGTTGAGTGTGGTCTGCCTTGTTCTTGCGGCAGCGAGTGCCGCTTTTTATGCGGTTTCACGCGCAAGGCTGTTTGAGAGAAGTTTTGACGTACAAGAGCAGAGCGCGAGGTTTTTTTCCTGTCTACAAGATCAGTTGGAGAAAGTTGATTTCATCCGCAAACATGCTTTGTTCGATAGGTCCCGCGCTGTACTGGTCGAAGCTTTTAATGGGCTCTATCCAACGATGAGAGCAAATCAGGAAGTAGGGTCTAGATTTACCTTTGGCAACGCGTTGGTCGCTTCCGCCGCTCAAGGATGTCTTCTTGCTGTGGGCGCGGTTGAAGTGATGGGCGGGAGACTGTTGCCTGGTTTTCTCGTGACCGCTGTTGGATATTATTCGAACTTAAGCTCAGCGGTACAGTATTTGTTGGGCTGGGGAAGGGATTACCAGACTAATCGCGTATGCTATGAGCGGCTGAAAAGAATTTGGGATGTCCCGGTGGAAGCGAATGGCAAATTGGCGCTTGGTCCGATTGAGGAAATCCGTCTAGAGAACATCAAGCTACGTTATCCAGGGGCGGAAAGGGTCGCGTTAAGCATTGAGGGGCTCGCGTTTTCCAGGGGTCGGCTATATGGAATCTCGGGGCCGAATGGTTCGGGGAAGAGCTCGCTGCTGTCAGTGATATTGGGGCTATATCCAGATGACACAGAAGGGGCCGTTCGCTACAACGGGGTGTCACAGCGTTGCATCGATCGATATGCATTGCGGCGGTGTCGAGTCAGCATTACGGAGCAAGAACCCCCTATCGTTGAGGGGACGATTCTCGATAATCTTACGCTGCTTTCTGATGATTACGAGATGGATAAGCTGAATCGGATGCTTGTCATATTGGGGCTAGACGAAATGGTTGCTTCTGTGGAGAACGGGGCAACGGCGATGCTTGACGGCGGGAAAGGAGGGGTGTCCGGCGGCGAGAAGCAAAAGATTGCAATTGTGAGACAGCTGTTGAAATCGCCGGACGTTATGCTTTTTGATGAACCGACCTCAGCACTTGATGCGAAGAGTCGAGGCGCGCTGATCAAATTGCTTCATGAAATTAAGAGAGACCATATTGTAATCGTTGTCACTCATGACGAGGAGATGCTTGCCGCCTGTGACGAGGTCATTTCGACGGCTGGATGA
- the galE gene encoding UDP-glucose 4-epimerase GalE produces the protein MSKALDPKDTCVLVTGGAGFIGSHTVVQLLEGGYQVVIVDDLSNSSAVAVDRVKTIVGEEAAKNLTFYEANVLDREAMNKIFDTHQIDRVIHFAGFKAVGESVSKPVEYYHNNIENTLVLIDVMRNHGCKSIIFSSSSTVYGDPDNPPVTEEDPKKPATNPYGWTKWMIEQILMDVHTADPEWDVVLLRYFNPIGAHPSGLIGEDPKGIPNNLVPYVAQVAVGKLEAVQVFGNDYPTPDGTGVRDYIHVCDLASGHVAALNWMNGKTGVEIFNLGTGTGTSVLEVVAAFSKACGKELPYVIRERRAGDIAANWCDASKAERMMGWKAQYDIADMCRDSWNWQSHNPNGFADAE, from the coding sequence ATGTCCAAAGCACTCGACCCCAAAGACACCTGCGTCCTCGTTACCGGTGGCGCCGGTTTTATCGGCTCGCACACCGTCGTTCAGCTGCTCGAGGGTGGCTACCAGGTCGTCATCGTCGATGATCTCTCCAACTCCAGCGCCGTCGCCGTCGACCGCGTCAAGACCATCGTGGGCGAAGAGGCTGCCAAGAACCTCACCTTCTACGAGGCCAACGTGCTCGACCGCGAGGCCATGAACAAGATCTTCGACACCCATCAGATCGACCGCGTCATCCACTTCGCCGGCTTTAAGGCCGTCGGCGAGTCGGTGAGCAAGCCCGTCGAGTACTACCACAACAACATCGAGAACACCCTGGTGCTCATCGACGTCATGCGCAACCATGGCTGCAAGTCCATCATCTTCTCGAGCTCCTCGACCGTCTACGGCGACCCGGACAACCCGCCTGTCACCGAGGAAGACCCCAAGAAGCCCGCAACCAACCCCTATGGCTGGACCAAGTGGATGATCGAGCAGATCCTTATGGACGTTCACACCGCCGACCCCGAGTGGGACGTCGTGCTGCTCCGCTACTTCAACCCCATCGGCGCCCATCCGTCGGGCCTGATCGGCGAGGACCCCAAGGGCATCCCCAACAACCTGGTGCCCTATGTCGCGCAGGTTGCCGTGGGCAAGCTCGAGGCCGTTCAGGTCTTTGGCAATGACTACCCCACTCCCGACGGCACGGGCGTGCGCGACTATATCCACGTTTGCGACCTGGCATCTGGTCACGTGGCCGCCCTCAACTGGATGAACGGCAAGACCGGCGTCGAGATCTTTAACCTGGGCACCGGCACCGGCACCTCGGTACTCGAGGTCGTCGCCGCCTTCTCCAAGGCCTGCGGCAAGGAGCTGCCCTACGTGATCCGCGAGCGCCGTGCCGGCGACATCGCCGCCAACTGGTGCGATGCCTCCAAGGCCGAACGTATGATGGGTTGGAAGGCCCAGTACGATATCGCGGATATGTGCCGTGACAGCTGGAATTGGCAGAGCCACAACCCCAACGGCTTCGCCGACGCCGAGTAG
- a CDS encoding ATP-binding protein: MKIKVKNIGRVAEADIEINGIAVIAGENGTGKSTVGKALYAAFNSMSDSENKIDRMRRNSVERAIRKAYVGGPLDSTSRHRRTAGRMNGFIDRVFSGECTRDELIDEIKEYYGEEISREIESDFTNGVAGVADQIIEIMDISDDEVFRAIATNRFQSEFNGQINSVFGEEPGKVELQIKDASTVFSVAGDEVAEVHDRRVLRFRAHYLDDPFLIDSLGGPYGPAFRFRPLLGHQEELRQDLIQATVRNDDSESSLFDEIAKERHLKVLMDKVSSLCPGYFERSESRGHLTYLEEGFARGLEPGNLSAGLKTFAIMKVLLKSGALDAGGTIILDEPEIHLHPAWQLAFAEIIVLLQKELGMHVLMSTHSPYFLNAIEVYSKKHAVDGLCSYYLAETCADGRSRFAEITGSTEVAYEKLAAPFDTLEREEYGLE, from the coding sequence TTGAAAATCAAGGTGAAAAACATCGGCAGGGTCGCTGAGGCCGATATCGAGATTAATGGCATTGCCGTGATCGCCGGGGAGAACGGGACGGGGAAAAGCACGGTTGGAAAAGCGCTTTATGCGGCCTTCAACAGCATGTCCGATTCGGAGAACAAAATCGACCGCATGAGGCGCAATAGTGTTGAACGCGCCATCAGGAAGGCATATGTGGGAGGCCCTCTCGACTCCACGTCTCGCCACAGGCGAACTGCTGGAAGAATGAATGGTTTCATCGACAGGGTTTTTTCGGGCGAGTGCACGAGGGACGAGCTTATTGATGAGATAAAGGAGTATTACGGGGAGGAGATCTCCCGTGAGATCGAATCCGATTTCACGAATGGCGTAGCAGGAGTTGCCGATCAGATTATCGAGATCATGGATATCTCCGATGATGAGGTATTTCGTGCGATTGCGACAAACAGGTTCCAAAGCGAGTTCAACGGCCAGATCAATTCGGTTTTCGGCGAAGAGCCCGGGAAGGTCGAACTCCAGATAAAGGACGCATCTACGGTTTTCTCGGTTGCAGGTGACGAGGTGGCGGAGGTGCACGATAGGAGGGTTTTGCGATTCAGGGCGCATTATCTGGACGACCCGTTCCTGATCGATTCTCTCGGAGGGCCCTACGGCCCCGCTTTTCGGTTCAGGCCCCTCCTTGGACACCAGGAGGAGCTGCGGCAAGATTTGATTCAGGCGACCGTCCGTAACGATGACAGCGAGTCCTCGCTGTTCGACGAGATCGCGAAGGAGCGGCACCTGAAGGTTCTCATGGACAAGGTCTCCTCCTTATGTCCGGGGTATTTCGAGAGGAGCGAAAGTCGCGGTCACCTTACGTATCTCGAAGAGGGCTTCGCTCGGGGGTTGGAGCCTGGGAACCTTTCTGCTGGCTTGAAGACGTTCGCCATCATGAAGGTGCTCTTGAAGTCCGGCGCGCTAGATGCCGGAGGGACTATTATCCTCGATGAACCCGAGATTCATCTTCATCCTGCATGGCAGCTGGCCTTCGCCGAGATAATCGTGCTGCTCCAGAAAGAGCTCGGGATGCACGTCTTAATGAGCACCCATAGTCCATATTTCTTGAATGCGATCGAAGTGTATTCTAAGAAGCACGCTGTTGATGGATTGTGCTCATATTATCTTGCGGAGACCTGCGCTGATGGACGCTCTCGCTTTGCCGAAATAACCGGCTCGACTGAGGTCGCCTACGAGAAGCTGGCGGCTCCTTTTGATACGCTTGAGAGGGAGGAGTACGGCCTTGAGTAG
- a CDS encoding ABC transporter transmembrane domain-containing protein — protein MGISASFMSYAMGVNVSRVILEMTTRLMGATCESFERGPLEKGEQADSSYTTQRVYADSNAVSSFVVNNFLTIGLNIVLIVFIFIILFSINPVFLALSTCSLGAYFILFRVLKKPLYNSSLANKEGLSKLFASVSGELSQLFDIKCDGAYDQSARTLKGIFEGYYPIYMKASRISNLATSSDGLISSVFRGALLVISGMEILSGRMSIGEFTMVNPYYSMAFGCFKYYLNYFKSYQDARASFDRLEALSEGAEDRGTISVGHVESISLSNIAYRYAGKPYLYRDLSVEVERGKPMPLPGRTDAAKARF, from the coding sequence ATAGGGATATCGGCATCCTTCATGTCGTATGCGATGGGCGTGAACGTATCGCGCGTCATTTTGGAGATGACTACGAGACTGATGGGGGCCACGTGTGAGTCGTTTGAACGAGGGCCCTTGGAAAAGGGGGAGCAGGCGGATTCATCCTATACAACGCAGAGGGTGTATGCGGATTCGAATGCGGTGTCATCGTTTGTCGTGAACAACTTCCTGACAATCGGGCTTAACATCGTTCTGATTGTGTTTATTTTCATCATTCTGTTTTCAATTAACCCGGTGTTTCTGGCGTTAAGTACATGTTCGCTTGGGGCATACTTCATTTTATTTAGGGTGTTGAAAAAGCCGCTGTACAACAGTTCGCTTGCGAACAAAGAGGGGTTGAGCAAGCTGTTCGCATCCGTGAGCGGCGAGCTGTCGCAGTTGTTTGACATTAAGTGCGATGGGGCATATGACCAGAGTGCCCGTACGCTCAAGGGGATATTCGAGGGGTACTACCCGATTTACATGAAAGCAAGTAGGATCTCGAATCTGGCCACCTCGAGCGACGGCCTGATCTCATCTGTGTTCCGGGGAGCGTTGCTTGTGATCTCCGGAATGGAAATATTAAGCGGAAGAATGAGCATTGGCGAGTTCACAATGGTGAACCCGTATTACTCGATGGCGTTCGGATGCTTCAAATATTATTTGAATTATTTCAAATCATATCAGGACGCGAGGGCCTCGTTCGACCGATTGGAGGCTCTGTCGGAAGGCGCCGAGGACCGCGGCACCATCTCGGTTGGGCACGTGGAGAGCATATCGTTGTCCAACATCGCGTACCGATATGCGGGAAAGCCCTACTTGTACCGCGATCTCTCCGTGGAGGTCGAGAGGGGGAAACCTATGCCATTACCGGGCCGAACGGATGCGGCAAAAGCACGTTTCTGA